The sequence below is a genomic window from Candidatus Dadabacteria bacterium.
CAGAACCGAAAGCAATACGATATTGTGGCCAGATTGGTGCGAAGCGCGGAGTCCAAGGGACGCGTTCTCCTGGGCGGAGACCCCGGAGAGATACGGGAAGAAATGGGCGGGAAGGGATATTTTTATCCCCTCACGATCATAGCCGACCTGGAAAACGGAGACCCCTTGGTTGACCAGGAACAGTTCGGTCCCGTTCTGCCGATCATCCGCTATCACCATATTGAGGAAGCGATCGAGAAGGCAAACGACAATCCGAACGGTCTCGGGGGTTCGGTCTGGAGCCGGGACATAGAAAAGGCAAGAGAGATCGCGAACCGGATGGAATGCGGTTCGGTCTGGATAAACAAGCACGGAATGATCCAGCCCAACGCCCCGTTCGGCGGGGTAAAACGCTCGGGCTTCGGTGTTGAATTCGCAGAGGAAGGTCTGGTGGAATACACGGATATTCAGGTTGTCTTTTCCTGAGCCGCCCCGGCGTCAGCTTCCCTCAGTCCTAAGTATTTGCGTAAACCCTCCGGAACAAACCACTCCAAGGCCGGAAACTCTTTAGTCAATTAGCAAGACTCGGGATAGCGCTCTGAGTTTTTTGCAGATTCAAATCCGCAAATGCCAGCATTATCTCTCTATCAACCCCAGAACATCAAAGATTTTGATAGCACTTGACAACTGAATGTCTTGCTTTTGCTGCTCAAAACGCGAGACCGTCGGTTGACTCACCTCCGCTATAGTGGCTAAGCGACGCTGGGAGATTTTTCGTTCCTTGCGCCGCTTTATTGCCTCTTTGACAAGTAAGTTCCAATTGAGTCGAATGTTCCGTTCCATCTTTTCTCCATTTGCTGATGCAGTTTGTCTTTGATGTCCTGGCCGACATTCTTCGAGCCATCAACAGCGCCGTGGGCTTTATTGAGACGGCTGGCGAAGTCGGAAACCGCCAGCATAACTGCTTTGTCGGGCAGGCCGAACAGCTTGCCCAGCCGGACTATGTTCTTCGGACCGATACTGCCGATTTTCATGTTCTCGGCCCCTGAAATCCCCAGTGCCAGTGTCTGGTATTCCGGGTAGCAGGCGGCGGCAACAAGATCATAGCAGGGCGCAAGGCGCAACCCGCTTTCTGTGTGCTCCATGGCGAAGTTTTTAAGATGCGCGTCCGTATTTCCCGTGAGAATACAGGCCATTACCCGGCGAAACAGGGTATCGCACTCTGCCCGCAGGCATATGTCGCCGTTTTGGATGATAAAATCGGCCATGTGCTCGTAGCAGGCCTCATATTTGTCCTCCGAGCGGTTGCCGAGCAACTGGTTAAATTCCTCGAAGTGAATTTGCTTGCCGTCTTCAGTCCTGTCAAACCGTTTGACGAGCAGGGACCTCTCAGCAACACCCTGAAGCGGCGCCAGGGTCATCTCCGCAACGGCATCTTCCTTGAGGAGCACCGCGCACGCCTGCGTAGTTACATACTCAAGTCCGAGAATATCGTGCAGCGTGGGGGACGGGAGCTTAGCTATATAGGTTGCCCGCTCTCCACGTTTTACAGGGCGAAACACACGGCCTTCCTTTATTGCGCCCAGTTTTGGCTGGACCCCGGAAAGAGACGCCCTTGCCGAAAGCGCCGCAATGTTTTCCGGGTCGCCGTGATCGATTTTAATCTCCCCGGCAGGGTCTGGGTCAATGACGCTTACGGCACCGGCAAGGTCGGTGCCGAAGGCAAGTAACAGCTCGAAACGATCGTCCTTTCGCAGATCGAGTGCGCGCATCTGCGCATTCTTAAGCCAGCCCTCCGCACATAGATTATCAAAGAAAGGGTGCAATCCATATTCGCTTAAATGAGGCTCGGCCCGAAGCGAAAGAGTGTAGGAAATAGCGGGAAAGGGGCTTTGCAAATAGCTTTCGTCGTAGGTAAATACGCATCGGCCTCCGGCCTCCTGCGACAGAATGCCAGCGAAAGTATCCTTGTAATATACGTTACCCCAGAGATTAGTTGCCATTGATTCAATCCGTCTAATTGTTTGCTGGTAGTATTAAATGCTATAAAATATATTTTGTCAAATATAGGTATTGTAAGATTCTAATGAAATAAGATTGATCAAATAATTCGCGGAAAACATAAAATCTCCATTAGCTTCAATCGCATCCTTCCTAGCGCAATTGCATCACCGCTTCATCTTTATTCATCCGTTTGACGACGGTAACGCATAGTACGCCTGCTGCTAAATTACATCTTGATGCGTTTCGGATACCCGCCTTTCGTGATTGAAAACAGGGACAAGAAAACCTGTTTTGCCGACCTGCAGAAGACTGACTTGGGGGACATGGACGATCTTGCCGCTTATCTCGGCAAAACCTTTAGTTCTAATACTTGCGCAAGCTCTCCAGAACAAACCATTCCCTGGTATCGAACCCAAGCGGATATAGCCTTACATTATTAAACCTTCTGTGCACAACCACGGTGGATTTTCTCGCGAACAGAAACGTGTACGGTTGCTCTTCGTGAAGAATCCTTGAGAACTCCTCATATTTTTTAATCCGCTCCGGCCTTGAGAACTCCTCTCTCGCCTCCTCAATCAGAACATCCGCGCGGGGGTTTTTGAATCCCACGAAATTCGAGCCCTCTTCGGCTTGGGAAGAATGCCAGAGCTGGTAGGGGTCGCTTTCCACCCCTAGGCTCCACCCCAGGGTCACGGCATCGAATTTTCGCTCGGTTATGCTCTGGATGAAAACCGCCCACTCTATCTTTCTTATGCTCATCTCTATGCCGGAACGGGAGAGCTCCTCCTTCAGTATGGTCGCTATCTTCTCACCGGTTTCAGAACCCGTGGGCAGGAGAAACTCGAAACGGAAAGAAACGCCGTCCTTGTCCCTTATTCCGTCACCATCGCTGTCGCGCCACCCCGCCTCGTCAAGAAGCGCCTTGGCCCTCTTCGGATCATAGGCGTACGGTTTTACGTCCTTTGGGTACTCGGGACTGTTAACGTAAAAAGTCGTGGTCACTATCTCTCCCAGGCCCAGGAGAATTTCTCTCAGGATGGTTTCCCTGTCGACAAAATGGGTCATCGCCCGCCTCACCCTCTTATCGCTGAAAAAGGGTTT
It includes:
- a CDS encoding aldehyde dehydrogenase family protein, whose protein sequence is SCILAPTAFRISLPSLDCVFTGSCATGQKIMANSAETMKRLTLELGGNDAGIVLPDVDPKQIAEGLFWGAFINSGQTCAALKRLYVHDDVYDEVCDELVELARKMKVGEGTNEDVVLGPIQNRKQYDIVARLVRSAESKGRVLLGGDPGEIREEMGGKGYFYPLTIIADLENGDPLVDQEQFGPVLPIIRYHHIEEAIEKANDNPNGLGGSVWSRDIEKAREIANRMECGSVWINKHGMIQPNAPFGGVKRSGFGVEFAEEGLVEYTDIQVVFS
- a CDS encoding HipA domain-containing protein, which gives rise to MATNLWGNVYYKDTFAGILSQEAGGRCVFTYDESYLQSPFPAISYTLSLRAEPHLSEYGLHPFFDNLCAEGWLKNAQMRALDLRKDDRFELLLAFGTDLAGAVSVIDPDPAGEIKIDHGDPENIAALSARASLSGVQPKLGAIKEGRVFRPVKRGERATYIAKLPSPTLHDILGLEYVTTQACAVLLKEDAVAEMTLAPLQGVAERSLLVKRFDRTEDGKQIHFEEFNQLLGNRSEDKYEACYEHMADFIIQNGDICLRAECDTLFRRVMACILTGNTDAHLKNFAMEHTESGLRLAPCYDLVAAACYPEYQTLALGISGAENMKIGSIGPKNIVRLGKLFGLPDKAVMLAVSDFASRLNKAHGAVDGSKNVGQDIKDKLHQQMEKRWNGTFDSIGTYLSKRQ
- a CDS encoding Fic family protein; amino-acid sequence: MHHRFIFIHPFDDGNA
- a CDS encoding peptide-binding protein, which encodes YESIRNPKVAAAHLQSYYQDVKSYTKIDSHTVRCEYGKPYFRSFEFCGGIPIVPKHLFAKGDFNTNPAGRRPVGTGPYVFEHWETGREIRVRRNPDYWGEPAWLSEVVYKVVLDPTVKLHLLKKQELDYGGLLPLQWSKQSCGKPFRKKFYRASYTTPGYNYIGWNSRKPFFSDKRVRRAMTHFVDRETILREILLGLGEIVTTTFYVNSPEYPKDVKPYAYDPKRAKALLDEAGWRDSDGDGIRDKDGVSFRFEFLLPTGSETGEKIATILKEELSRSGIEMSIRKIEWAVFIQSITERKFDAVTLGWSLGVESDPYQLWHSSQAEEGSNFVGFKNPRADVLIEEAREEFSRPERIKKYEEFSRILHEEQPYTFLFARKSTVVVHRRFNNVRLYPLGFDTREWFVLESLRKY